From the genome of Sphingobacterium sp. UGAL515B_05:
ACTGGAAATCGGAATTAAATCAGGTCATCAGCAAAGTAAGAAACAAGGTGGATGTAGCAGATATCAGAGCCTGCCAAGATTTATCGTCCTATCAGGACGATGCCCGGCAGACAGCACATTCACTCAATCATACGTTAAAATATCATCACTCATTGACAAAAGGGTAGGCTAGGCCTACCTTTTTTTGTTACCAAAATTTTATAAATTATTTATTAAGCGGGATGTATAATCAGCCATGATTGTACATCCCGCTTTATTTTTTTCCTATTTCTCTGCAGTAGACAGTGGCTCGCTAGCCTAATTATGATGCACAGCCTGAACCTATTATTGAAAAAAATATTTGCCCATGTCAGAAAATGTTTTTACTATTGTAAAGTAGTATAGAATAGTATAGATTACTAGCCCTATACTATAAACTAATAACCAATCTATAAGAAGACCAATTTATGATCTACCACATGTATTACCGAATCTGTAAATGGCAGCGATGTAGTCTTGTCTTCCTCTTTCTTTTGATAACTGGCTTTGCAAGTGCACAGTCCAAATCATTTGAATTAAGAGGTGTTGTATTAGATAGTGTCGGACATTTACCCATTTCCAATGTTACAATTGCCTTCGTGGGAAAGAATGCAGTTGTATCAACGGATGCACAGGGGCAGTTCCTGATCAAAGATGTACACCTCAACGATCAGCTTGTCCTGACTTCGGTCGGATTCGACCGAAAAACTGTTCAGGTCACCAGTACCAACCGGATGACCATCTTTCTGTCTTCATCAAGTTCAAACCTCGATGAAGTGACTGTTGTCGCTTATGGCACACAGAAAAAAACGAGTATGGTCGCTTCGATCACCTCCATTAATCCGAAAGAAATTAAAGGCCCTACCTCCAATCTGACCACCATGCTGGCAGGTCGGGTAGCGGGTTTAATTGCGTATCAGCGCAGTGGTGAACCCGGAAATGATAATGCCTCGTTCTTTATTCGAGGTGTCGGGACCTTTGGTGCCGGAAAAAAAGACCCCTTGATTCTCATCGATGGGATGGAATCGAATACAACAGCTTTAGCGCGGCTACAGCCCGATGATATTGCTGGTTTTTCGGTGCTGAAGGATGCGGCCGCCTCTGCATTGTATGGTGCCAGAGGTGCAAATGGTGTGGTTCTGGTGAATACCAAAAGTGGTATCGTGGGAAAGGCAAAATTTAATGCGCGTTTCGAAAACTCCATTTCTACCAATACCCGAAATTTCCAATTTGCCGATAACATTACCTATATGAACCTGGCAAATGAAGCGGTATTGACGCGCAATCCCAAAGGGGCTTTGCCTTATGACCAAAATAAAATCGATCATACCGCTAGGGGCGACGATCCGCTGCTTTATCCAAATAATAACTGGATCGATCAATTGATTAAAGATTATACCAACAACCAGCGTTTCAATTTCAACGTAACTGGCGGGGGAAACCTGGCGCAATATTACGTCGCGGGTACTTTTAACAATGACAAAGGAATTTTGAAATCGGAAAGCGGTAATAATTTTGACAATAACATTAACCTCAAAAATTATTCGATACGTTCCAATATCACTTTAAATGTAACCCCGACAACCATAGGAATTATCCGTACTTCGGCTCAGTTTGACGATTATAAGGGGCCCATCGGTGGTTATGATGATTGGGGTAATTTGATCAATGGGGGGCAACGGGTATTCAAAGAGGCCATCTGGTCCAATCCGGTGATGTTCCCGGCAGTTTATCCAGCTTCTTACGCACCGTTTACAACCCATCCGCTCTTCGGAAATAACTTTATACCGACGACAAAGACCTTGTACAATAACCCTTATGCCAAGATGGTCAACGGTTTTCAGGAATACAATAGTTCCACAGTCAATGTACAATTGGAGCTGAAACAGAACTTTGATTTTATCACAAAAGGTTTGTCGGCCCGTTTGATGGCTTATACACAACGGTACTCGTATTTTTCGGTGCGCAGAAGCTTTGAACCTTTCTACTATAATCTGCTGAAAATACCGGGTACAAACAATACGGTATTGAGCTTGCTGAATGAAAATCAGGGAACAGAATACCTGGACTACAGTCAAGGTGATAGGATACAGAATACAACGACCTATGGCGAATTTGCGGTCAATTATAACCGGACCATTGGAAAGGATCACGACATCACGGGTATGCTCATCGGTATCATGCGCAATTATCAGACAGCAAATGGAGGCAATTTACAGGCCTCTCTGCCAGCACGTAATATTGGTGTATCTGGACGCGCAACGTATGCGTATAAAAATAAATACCTTTTTGAAGCAAACTTTGGTTACAACGGTTCCGAGCGCTT
Proteins encoded in this window:
- a CDS encoding TonB-dependent receptor, translated to MIYHMYYRICKWQRCSLVFLFLLITGFASAQSKSFELRGVVLDSVGHLPISNVTIAFVGKNAVVSTDAQGQFLIKDVHLNDQLVLTSVGFDRKTVQVTSTNRMTIFLSSSSSNLDEVTVVAYGTQKKTSMVASITSINPKEIKGPTSNLTTMLAGRVAGLIAYQRSGEPGNDNASFFIRGVGTFGAGKKDPLILIDGMESNTTALARLQPDDIAGFSVLKDAAASALYGARGANGVVLVNTKSGIVGKAKFNARFENSISTNTRNFQFADNITYMNLANEAVLTRNPKGALPYDQNKIDHTARGDDPLLYPNNNWIDQLIKDYTNNQRFNFNVTGGGNLAQYYVAGTFNNDKGILKSESGNNFDNNINLKNYSIRSNITLNVTPTTIGIIRTSAQFDDYKGPIGGYDDWGNLINGGQRVFKEAIWSNPVMFPAVYPASYAPFTTHPLFGNNFIPTTKTLYNNPYAKMVNGFQEYNSSTVNVQLELKQNFDFITKGLSARLMAYTQRYSYFSVRRSFEPFYYNLLKIPGTNNTVLSLLNENQGTEYLDYSQGDRIQNTTTYGEFAVNYNRTIGKDHDITGMLIGIMRNYQTANGGNLQASLPARNIGVSGRATYAYKNKYLFEANFGYNGSERFSKDKRFGFFPSFGVGWNLQEEPMFEFMTPVVSRLKLRATYGLVGNDQIGNDRDRFFYLSQVNPNDNGKGFSWGNLWDYTRPGYSISRYANPNITWERAKTFDAGFDLNLKNGLGVVFDYYNSKRSDILMVRSTVPTTAGFQADIQSNMGKAESKGFDLTLDYNKSFANTWWTQLRGNMTYATNRLLTNEEPNYPANLSYLTHLGYPIKQQYGLIAERLFVDDIEADNSPLQNFGGALKTMGGDIKYRDINGDGKITDLDKVPIGFPTDPEIIYGMGFTVGFKGFDVSAFLQGSARSSFFINPGNITPFAINGPYQNGLLKQVADSHWSEDNQDIRAFWPRLTDGFNNNNNQFSTWWMRNGAFLRLKSVELGYTVPKKILDRWKMSNIRIYTNALNLAVWSKFKMWDPEMGGDGLGYPVQAVYNIGINVGL